A genomic region of Carassius carassius chromosome 27, fCarCar2.1, whole genome shotgun sequence contains the following coding sequences:
- the stum gene encoding protein stum homolog, giving the protein MDQKDTEMNEKGVSSSTSGVVVQVREKKGALRAAIPYMPFPVAVICLFLNTFVPGLGTFISAFTVLCGARTDLPDRHMCCVFWLNIAAAFIQIITAIVMVGWIMSIFWGMDMVILASYREQAAPQQL; this is encoded by the exons ATGGATCAGAAAGACACAGAAATGAACGAAAAAGGAGTTTCTTCTTCTACCAGTGGAGTTGTTGTTCAAGTCAGAGAGAAGAAAGGAGCTTTACGCGCTGCCATCCCCTATATGCCTTTCCCAGTAGCTGTCATCTGCCTGTTCCTCAACACATTTGTGCCCGGACTGG GTACATTCATCTCAGCCTTCACGGTTCTGTGCGGAGCGAGGACAGATCTTCCCGACAGACACATGTGCTGCGTTTTCTGGCTGAACATCGCAGCCGCCTTCATCCAGATCATCACTGCCATTGTCATGGTGGGCTGGATCATGAGCATATTTTGGGGAATGGACATGGTCATTCTTGCAA